TTTATATGTTAGATCTGCAATTTTTGCATCAATTTCTTCCTTATTCCCCTTTTCGAGCTTGAAAATTGAGGAAAGAACAAAATAACCTTCTTGAGTTATGATGCTATGTCGATAGCGTAAATCGAGTTCTTCTTTTGATAATACGATCATTTTTCCTTCTTTTGTTAACACGGTAGACGAAACGATGATATCTTTGATTTCCCCGCCATAAGCTCCTGCATTCATCGCCATTGCTCCACCAACAGATCCTGGAATACCACAAGCAAATTCAAAGCCCGTTAAGCTTTCATTCGCTGCTATTTTCGAAACATCTTTTATTAAAGCTCCACTTTGAGCATATATTCGATTTCCATCTACTCTGATTTCATTTAATTTTGAAAATGTGATGACGATCCCTCTCACACCACCATCTCGAACAACCATATTAGAACCATTTCCAAGCATTAATAGCGGTATATGATGATCATATGCATATTTTACAATAGCACTGGCTTCTTCTTCTGTTTCAGGCATCACAAATAAATCTGCAGCACCGCCAAGTTTTGTCATCGTATATTTCTTTAATAACTCATTTGTCTTAATATTTTTTGGATTCATTAATTGAGCCAAATCATTAGCCCACTTTTGTATAGTCATATTGAAAATCCTTTCTACTAAACGTACATACTTAGTATGGGAAATTGAAAGCTTTTTGGCAAGTGGCTATACACTTTAATTTATCCATATTTTTGACCATTTTTCTACTTCTCGAATTGCTCCTTCAAGCGCTTTCCCCTTATCCGTTAAGGAATATTCCACCCGAATAGGTACTTCTGAATATACTTTACGCTCAACAATATTTTCTTTTTCTAATTCTTTTAAGCGTTCTGACAATAGTCGGCCACTAATTGGTAAAGAGGATTCAATTTCATTAAATCTTTGAGGACCTTCCAATAATTGATATAAAATTAAAGTAGTCCAACGCTTTCCTAATAAATCCATAGCTTTTGAAAAACGTGGACATATACATACCTCTTTCATGATATAACACCTCTAGATTTAAATTTAGAAAGTAGATTTACTCTTATCATCCTGTTTTTTAGTGTACCATTTAAAATTTAGCTACGAAAAGCAACTTTATTCTTCTATATTTACTATTATTGTATATTTTTCCTTGTTAAGATATTATTAGGTAATAAGATAATTCGATTGGAGGTGTCACATTCATGGATTATGCAATCGATTTTCCTCATTCAGCAATTTCATTTACGGTAAAACATATGGGTATTGCAAATGTTAATGGTGTTTTTGGTTCTTATTCAGCCATCATTAAAACTCCGTCTATTGAAAGCTTAGAAGAAGTATTTATATCTTTTGATATCGATGTTCCGAGTTTATCGACAAGTAATCAAAGTCGCGATAAGCATTTAATCTCTGCGGACTTTTTTGATGCAGACCGTTTTC
Above is a genomic segment from Lysinibacillus sp. PLM2 containing:
- the murB gene encoding UDP-N-acetylenolpyruvoylglucosamine reductase, which produces MAQLMNPKNIKTNELLKKYTMTKLGGAADLFVMPETEEEASAIVKYAYDHHIPLLMLGNGSNMVVRDGGVRGIVITFSKLNEIRVDGNRIYAQSGALIKDVSKIAANESLTGFEFACGIPGSVGGAMAMNAGAYGGEIKDIIVSSTVLTKEGKMIVLSKEELDLRYRHSIITQEGYFVLSSIFKLEKGNKEEIDAKIADLTYKRESKQPLEYPSAGSVFKRPPGYFAGKLIQDSGLQGKGVGDAEVSLKHAGFIINKGNATATDYIDTIKMVQKEVKEKFGVELELEVKIVGED
- a CDS encoding MarR family transcriptional regulator → MKEVCICPRFSKAMDLLGKRWTTLILYQLLEGPQRFNEIESSLPISGRLLSERLKELEKENIVERKVYSEVPIRVEYSLTDKGKALEGAIREVEKWSKIWIN